The Papaver somniferum cultivar HN1 unplaced genomic scaffold, ASM357369v1 unplaced-scaffold_18, whole genome shotgun sequence genome includes a window with the following:
- the LOC113338020 gene encoding uncharacterized protein LOC113338020 produces the protein MICCDGASLGNPGQAGAGVTYRDANAAVLGALCVGLGWQTNYYAEVCAVIYGAMLLAKRWNVKNICIRSDSMSCIQAFQKGKLPWQLMQKWRMAKTFYNNIRYIYSYREVNFSSDALTKQACLLAEDIFEFYEGRPGFILSVEWPEEVYFHFK, from the coding sequence atgatttgcTGTGATGGGGCTTCACTTggtaatccaggccaggccggtgCTGGTGTTACTTATCGTGATGCGAATGCGGCGGTGCTTGGAGCTCTTTGTGTTGGCCTTGGTTGGCAAACTAATTATTATGCAGAAGTGTGTGCGGTAATTTATGGTGCGATGCTGCTAGCAAAGAGGTGGAATGTTAAAAATATTTGCATTCGCTCAGACTCGATGAGTTGTATTCAAGCTTTCCAAAAGGGTAAGCTTCCatggcagctaatgcagaagtggagaatggcGAAGACTTTTTACAATAACATCCGCTATATTTATAGTTATAGGGAAGTTAATTTTTCATCTGATGCTTTGACCAAGCAAGCCTGTTTGTTGGCTgaagatatttttgagttttatgagggtaggccaggttttattctaTCTGTAGAATGGCCTGAAGAGGTTTATTTTCATTTCAAATAG